GGCCGGAAAACCGCTAAGCATCGAGACCGTCCAGTTGGAAGGGCCAAAGGAAGGCGAAGTGCTGGTCGAAATCAAGGCGACCGGCATTTGCCACACGGACGCTTTCACGCTCTCGGGCGAGGACCCGGAAGGCCTCTTTCCCGCGATCCTGGGCCATGAGGGCGCGGGCGTGGTAGTCGAAGTCGGCAAGAGAGTGAAGTCGCTCAGGAAGGGCGATCATGTAATCCCGCTTTACACACCCGAATGCCGCCAGTGCAAATTCTGTCTCTCGGGCAAGACCAATCTCTGCCAGGCGATCCGCTCGACCCAGGGCCAGGGCGTGATGCCCGACGGCACCAGCCGGTTCTCTTACAAGAAAAAGAAAATCTTCCATTACATGGGCACATCGACCTTCGCCAACTACACGGTGCTGCCCGAGATCGCGCTGGCCAAGATCCGCAAGGACGCGCCGTTCGATAAGGTCTGCTACATCGGCTGCGGAGTGACCACCGGGATCGGCGCGGTGATCAACACCGCCAAGGTCAAGCCCGGCGCCAACGTGGTAGTGTTCGGGCTCGGCGGCATCGGCCTCAACGTCATCCAGGGCGCGCGCATGGTCGGCGCCGACAAGATCGTCGGCGTCGATATCAACCCGAAGAAAGTTCCCCTGGCGAAGAAGTTCGGCATGACCCACTTCGTCAACCCGGCCAAGGAAAAGGACGTGGTCAAGGCGATCGTCGATCTGACCGACGGCGGTGCCGACTACAGCTTCGAGTGCATCGGCAACGTCAAGACCATGCGCCAAGCGCTGGAATGCTGCCACAAGGGCTGGGGCGAAAGTGTGATCATCGGCGTCGCCGGCGCCGGCCAGGAAATCAGCACGCGACCGTTCCAGCTGGTCACCGGCCGGGTCTGGCGCGGCACCGCCTTCGGCGGCGCGCGCGGGCGCACCGACGTGCCCAAGATCGTCGATTGGTACATGGACGGCAAAATCAACATCGACGATCTGATCACCCACGTTCTGCCGCTGAAGCAGATCAACAAGGCCTTCGATCTGATGCACGAGGGCAAGTCGATCCGTAGCGTGGTCACGTTCTAAGTGATGTGACCCCGGAACCATAAGTTAAGTAAAGAACCGCTGGGATCATGACACCGGCGGATTATGTCGGCGTGGACTCGATCAGCCCTCGGGAGGAATGATGACGCCCGGATTCATCAGCCAGTGGGGATCGAGCGTCCGCTTGGCCGATTGCAGGACCTTGCGGAACAAATCGTCCGTTTGCCGGTTCAGCCACGGCATGTGGTCGCGCCCGATGGAGGTGTGATGAGTGGTGCTGCCGCCGAGACGGATCATTTCGTCGATTGCCGCTTTTTTGACGTGCTTCCACTGGTCGATGAGAGCGCCGTGCTTGCCGAGGCAATACCAACTCCAGTAGGGCGCGCAGCCATCCGGATAGACAAACACGAAACGACAGCTTAGCGACCCCTTGCGCCCAGTCGCCTCGACCATCGCCTTGGCGGTGACGTCGTTGATCCGGTGATACATCTCAGGGAACCGATCCCAAGTGATCGACGTTTCCATCGTGCCGTAAATGATTTCGCGCGGCGTCGTGATTTCGCGGTAGTAGCTGGTTTCCATGAAGATGTCGCGCCAGCGGCCCTGCTCCTCGACGCGATGGCTGTCGGGTCGGGCCATTATCGAGCGGTCGAATTTCCCGCCGTAGTCCGCGCAGATTTCGAGCGCGCGGTCCATCCAGGCATCGACCGGATGATCGGTGGACTCGAACGCCAGGAATAGAATGTGCTTGTTCTTGTCGGACACGTAATTTACCCGCGCTTCCTCGGCGTCGATGATGCGAAGATTGGAGGGATAGAGCCCCGCCTGCGCGATGTGCCGAACGGCCTCACAACCCTTGAGAAAATCGTCGAAGAATACGGCGATCGATTTGCGGTGTTTGATCCGTCCCTGCAACTGCACCCAGGCTTCGGTGATAATCCCGAGCGAGCCCTCGGCACCCATGAACAAGCGGTCGGGATCGGGACCCGCGCCGTCGCCCGGCATGCGCCGGGTTTCCAGCTTGCCGCTCGGAGTGATCAGCGTCATGTTTTCCACGAAATCGTCGATATGCGTGTAATGGGTGGCGAAATGGCCGCCCGAGCGGGTCGCAATCCAGCCACCGAGCGTCGAGTGCTGGAACGACTGCGGGAAATGGCGCAGACTGAAGCCGCTGCGCTTGAGTTGGGCTTCGAGGTCGGGCCCGAGGGCGCCGGCCTGAATGCGCGCGCAGCGCGACACGTCGTCGATTTCGAGCACCTTGTTGAGCAGTGTGGTGTCGAGGCTGACGGCGGCGGCATAAGCGTCGCCGAGGCGCGGCTCGATGCCGCCGTTGACGGTAGTGCCGCCGCCAAAGGGAATGATGGCGGCCCTGGCGCCGACCGCCCAGTCCATCACGTCGACGATGTCCTGTTCGTTGCGCACGTAGGCGACCATATCGGGCGGATTCTCGTATTCGCCGTTGAAGATCTTGACGTAGTCGATCGGCGAGCGGCCGAGCGCGTGCCGAATGCGCTCCTCGCGGCTGTCGGTGCAGAAGGCCTTGAGCTTGGCCGGGATCGCGACGCGCGGCGCGCGGATCTTGACGTTATCCAAAGCCGGCAGGGGGATGGTGTTGAAGCCGCTGACTCTGAAGAATTTGGAAAAATAGCGTTCGATGTTGTCGATGAGGACGCGAGGCGTTTCCGGATCGTCCTCGTAGCCCCAGCCCCAATATTTAATTCTGCGCGGTTTCATGGGTTCGTCCTCCTGTTGATCCTGGTGCGGTTGCGGTTTACGCCGTCAACTCGGCGCGGTTGCGGAATTGATCGAGGGCGCCCGGATTTGCCGCCGCCCCCAGATTTTTCACCGGGCGGCCGTGAATCACATTGGCGATCGCCAACTCCATTTTCTTGCCGTTGACGGTATAGGGAATGTCGGTGACTTCAACGATCTTCGCCGGCACATGGCGCGGCGTGGCGTAACGCCGGATGCGGGATTTGATTTTTTCGGCGAGAGCTTCGTCGAGCGCGAAGCCGTCGCGCAGCTTGACGAACAGTAGCACGCGGGTATCGCCGTTCCATTCCTGCCCGA
This DNA window, taken from Rhodospirillales bacterium, encodes the following:
- a CDS encoding S-(hydroxymethyl)glutathione dehydrogenase/class III alcohol dehydrogenase codes for the protein MDVKAAVAFQAGKPLSIETVQLEGPKEGEVLVEIKATGICHTDAFTLSGEDPEGLFPAILGHEGAGVVVEVGKRVKSLRKGDHVIPLYTPECRQCKFCLSGKTNLCQAIRSTQGQGVMPDGTSRFSYKKKKIFHYMGTSTFANYTVLPEIALAKIRKDAPFDKVCYIGCGVTTGIGAVINTAKVKPGANVVVFGLGGIGLNVIQGARMVGADKIVGVDINPKKVPLAKKFGMTHFVNPAKEKDVVKAIVDLTDGGADYSFECIGNVKTMRQALECCHKGWGESVIIGVAGAGQEISTRPFQLVTGRVWRGTAFGGARGRTDVPKIVDWYMDGKINIDDLITHVLPLKQINKAFDLMHEGKSIRSVVTF
- a CDS encoding FAD-binding oxidoreductase, with product MKPRRIKYWGWGYEDDPETPRVLIDNIERYFSKFFRVSGFNTIPLPALDNVKIRAPRVAIPAKLKAFCTDSREERIRHALGRSPIDYVKIFNGEYENPPDMVAYVRNEQDIVDVMDWAVGARAAIIPFGGGTTVNGGIEPRLGDAYAAAVSLDTTLLNKVLEIDDVSRCARIQAGALGPDLEAQLKRSGFSLRHFPQSFQHSTLGGWIATRSGGHFATHYTHIDDFVENMTLITPSGKLETRRMPGDGAGPDPDRLFMGAEGSLGIITEAWVQLQGRIKHRKSIAVFFDDFLKGCEAVRHIAQAGLYPSNLRIIDAEEARVNYVSDKNKHILFLAFESTDHPVDAWMDRALEICADYGGKFDRSIMARPDSHRVEEQGRWRDIFMETSYYREITTPREIIYGTMETSITWDRFPEMYHRINDVTAKAMVEATGRKGSLSCRFVFVYPDGCAPYWSWYCLGKHGALIDQWKHVKKAAIDEMIRLGGSTTHHTSIGRDHMPWLNRQTDDLFRKVLQSAKRTLDPHWLMNPGVIIPPEG